The genomic stretch TTTTATTAAATGAAGCTGTTAGCTTTATAAAAGTGATTGGTACAGCAGTTATTATTATTGGGGTTCTATTGGTAGGTGGCCACGATGATTAGTATACCGATTTTACTCATTATGACTCTTCTAGGTTCAGTTGGAGCTGTCTTTTTCAAACAGATTTCTACAGCTTTGAGCGCTAAAAATAAGAAAATGGCTATTATCTATTTGATAGGTGGAGGCTCGTTCTACGGAATATCAGCACTTTTAAACGTATATGTTTTAACATTGTTACCCTACTCGGTTGTTTTTCCGTTAACATCTATTACTTATGTATGGACACTATTATTTGGCTACTTTTTGTTAAAAGAAAAAGTAACTGTCAAACAAATGATTGGATGTGCTCTTATCATTATTGGTTGTTTTATTATTGCTAATAGCTAAACAGCAAAAAGGCAGGAGTTTGAATTTATGAAAAGCTTAAAGATTGCAAGTATTTTATTACTTGTTTCAACCTTATTTTTAAAGTTTTCCAGTATGATTCGAGATTTAGTAATCGCTAACTTCTTCGGTACAAGCTATATCGTAGATGCATATAACGCAGCGATGATTATTCCAAATGCATTTATTTTATTTATGCTTACGGGAATGAAAGATGCTTTTATCCCCAGCTACTTGAGCTATGAGAAAGAAGGAAAAGGGAAATCTCATCTTACAAACATCGTAAAATCTACGTTTTTCATTTGCTTAGCCATTTCTATTATAGGATCAATAGCAGCATTCTTTTACTTTCCTGCTAGTTACCCTAACTTTTCTAAAGCAGCGATTGATATTGGTATCTATACCGCAATTCTATATTTTTTGTCTCTTTCTTTGGTAGGGGTAAACGCGGTATACGAAGGTGTATTTGATGCTAACAGTCAATATTCCTTCTCCGTATTCTCTCAAACAGTTGTTGTGTTGTTTACCATCCTAAGCACCATTTTACTTCAGGGTGTAATGGGTGGATACGCAATTGCATTAGGGTATCTCTTAGGGACTTTTGCTTCGTTTCTCATTAAAGTTGTGTACTTTAAGCCAAAAAACTTGCTGCTATGGAAGCAGAAGATAGATAGAGAAGAAGTTAAAATCTTCTATAAAGTCTTTATACCTGTTGGGGTTACCATTATGGTGGGACAGATCAATTTAACAGTCAATTTCTTTTTTGCAGGGGCATTTGGAGAAGGTGTTATTTCTTACTTGAACTATGCGTTTCGACTTGTTAGTATTCCTCAAGCCATCTTTGGTGTTACCGTTGCGACAATTATCTACCCACTGATTGTAAAAGCTCTTAACGATAAAAATGAAGAACGTTTCAAAACAGGTATCGAAAAAGGGTTAACATTTATGTTGATGTTACTTGTTCCAACACTTGTCATTATGAGCTTTTATATGAAAGATATTGTTCAAATTGCTTATGAACGCGGTGCATTTGACGCTAATTCTACTTTAAAAACCACTGATGCATCCTATTATTACTTTGGATCCGTATTCTTTTATTCACTACAAGCAATTTTAGCAAAAGGTTTTTATTCATTAGGAAAAGGTCATGTTATTATGCGCATCGGGCTACTATCAATCCTGCTGAATATCATTTTCAACCTAACATTTACGCAATTTTTAGGTTACCAAGGTCTTGCACTTTCAATGTCTGTTGTAGGTTTTTTCTATACTGCCATTGTATTCATTATGCTAAACCGTCTTATAAATGGTTTCCACTTCCGCTATTTACTAACGGAAACCACAAAAATTTTAGTAGCTAGCATCCCCGTTATGATCGCTATGTACATCCTAAAAGATATACAGTTTGTAAACGATTTACATGTTCTGGTTCGATTTACGGTTGTATGCTTAGTGGGAGGTTTAGTATACTTAATATCGACGTTTATATTTAAAGTAGATGGAATTATGATGGTTTTACGCAAACGAAAACGTTAAATTTACTAAAACAGGAGATTACTATATGAAGAACGCATACTGGTTATTTTTTCTGTTTGTTGGTTTTATTTCAATACAGCCAATTATTGATATGCTAACAACATATATGATTTTAAATGTAGAAAGTCCTCTTTCAATCGGTGTAATCATCCGGTTCTTATATATGGTATTTGTGGGGATCATTTTACTGGTATTTTTTAAAAAGTCCAAGTGGGCCAAATATTCAATTCTCTATTTAATTGTTTTTGCATTATTCCTGGGTGTTAACATTTACTTTAACAGTCAATGGAAAGATCCTTATTACTTAGCTCAGGAAATAAAGTTCTTTAATAAAGTTGTTTATATGAACGTAACGCTCTTAGGTGCTATTGTAGTCTTTACAATGTATCGCCAATCTGTAAATGTTTCAAAAGCTCTCAACAAAAACTTATTGATTGCTTCTCTTATTATCAGCATTGTGTTCATTGTAACCATGCTTACAGGAACAGCCCTAGAGAGTTATCAATATAATAAAACCGGATTCAAAGGCTGGTTTTATGCTGCTAACGAACTTGGAGCAATCGTTGCGCTACTGTTACCTTTAACACTTTTATTTGGATTAAAGAAAACGCAGTCCTTAAAGCAATTTTACTTTTGGATTCCATTTATCTTGCTTGCCATATCTTCAATTATGATTGGAACAAAAGTAGGGCTAGGAGCTGTCATTTTATCGTTAGGTGTTGCATTTGTTGTATTAGTAATGAAACTATTTGCAACAAAGCAACGCGCAGTGAAGTCTAATTTAATTATCTCGATTCTTTTATTAATAGTAGTTGGAGTAACAACTCCTATTTCTCCTGCTTTTACAAACACATATGCGCATATCGATTTACTAGAAAATAAAAAGAAAGAACAGCAGCCACAACAGCCTGAAGATGAAAGTACTACTGACAAGAAAAAGAAAAAGCGACAAAAGTTAGACAATAGCGATATTGAAAACTTAATCTTAAGTAGTCGTGAAGACTTTTTAGCTCACCATAAGGAACAGTATAAAGAGGCTCCTATCGCTCGTAAGCTTTTAGGAATGGGATATGCAGGGAATTACACAGAAGAACAACCACCAAAGATGATTGAAATGGACTTTTATGACCTTTTCTTCTCACTTGGTATTATCGGGTTTATCCTGTGGATTTTACCTCTTCTAATTATTGCTCTATACGTAGTAAAACGATTCATTAGCGAACCTTCACAGCTTTGGAATGAGTCATTTATGATGTATAGCACATCTGTTGTACTGGCGCTAGGTATTGCGTTTGTTGCTGGTCACGTCTTTACGGCACCCGCTGTAACTATTTATTTTGCTGTAACAGCGGCATACCTTGCTTGTATACACTTTTATAAATCAAATACATTAGATTAAATTAAAGCCGTTAGAGGTCTCCATCCTTTAACGGCTTTTTATAACCTTTACAGGTAAAACCGTCTTTTGTTATTTACCTTTGATCTATCCTTCCAAAACATTTTCCCTTCAAAAGTATTAAATTTATGTTAAGATTGTAAAGCTATTATTTTTTTGGGGGAATGCTTTATGTATCAACGCATCATTCAGTTTTTACCTACCTTTATCTTTTACCTATTCCTAACCATATTTTTGTATGGGATAACAATAACTTTATCTACAGGCGACTTTAATCTCGCTTTTGATTGGGCGCAAATCCACACAGCATCTTTTATCGTACTTGTTAGTTTTATTTCTTTAATATTAAGCTATCTAACTTTTTGGGGGCTAGCCAAAAAAGAGCTAGTTACAAAGTTTGCCGAATCCAAACTTTATCACCTTGCTTCTGCATTTTCACTTGCAATCTTTATTGGTTTAGTAGGTGCCCTTCTGTTTCTTATCTATCATATTGATTTACATCAACCTGGTAAATCAATTGAGTGGATTCAAGAATATACAGACCGCTACTTATTAAGCTCCTTTATTCTTTCTCTATTAACTTTTGGAGTTATTGTTTTAGCAGGGGAAGTCTATATCGGTAGTGGAATTTCAATTTTATTGTTTTTTATTCTTGCCTTGACGAATTACTATAAAAAGATTTTTAGAAACGAACCCGTCTTCCCTAATGATTTTATTCAAATTACGCAACTAAAAGATGTTATACCAATGATTCGAGATTCCATCTCGCTCTCAACTACCATACTCGTGGTAATTGGCTTAATAGCCTTGCTTGTTCTATGGTTCCGTTCACCTAAGCTCAAAATTGATTGGAGAATTCGTATTATACTTATTGTTCCAATTGTTTTTATCTCCAAATCATTTCTGTTTTTTGAAGATACCTTTGCGGCAAAGTACTATGAAAAATATTCAGCCATCATGCCGTGGAATCAGCAAAATAATTATTACTACAACGGCCCTGTTATTGGCATGATTTCGAACATCAAGACAAATATTCTAGAAGAGCCTGAGGATTACTCTGAAAAACGCGTCACAACCGTTATCGAGAATATGAAAAAAGAAGTAAAGCCATTCAATGGTGATTCTAAAGCAGACAAAAAGCCAAACATTGTCTTTATCATGAATGAATCTTTTTGGGATCCTACCAAGCTAAACCTTTCTTTTTCACACGATCCATTAGAGCATACAAAAGAGCTAATGAAGAAGTATCCTTCTGGGTCCATGCTCAGCCCTGCATTTGGTGGGGAAACAGCTAATGTAGAATTTGAAGCACTGACAAGCTATTCAATGGATACATTTAACCCTGGAGGTTTACCATTTCAACACATTTTGAGCAAAAAAGAATATCCTTCGTTTGCTTCTTATCTAAATCAATTAGGCTACTACACGGAAGCAATGCATCCAAATAATGGTATTATGTACATGCGCCAAAACGTCTATCCAAATCTAGGATTTGAAAAAAGTTTATTTATTGATGAAATGGACTTTACAGAAAAGGATAACGAGGGATTTGTTTCAGACGACTCAGTTGTTAATCAAGTTTTAGATACGTTAAAGAAATCAGATAAACCAGCGTTTATTCACGCCGTGACGATTGGAAATCACCTTCCGTATCCGACTACAAAGTATAGTGGCGAAAAAACGATATCTGTTGAAGGAGACAACTTATCTCCTGAAATAAAAAGCGAAATTGAAATTTATGCTGAAGGTATTAAGCAGTCCGATGAAGCTCTGAAAAAATTAGAAACTGAAATACAAAAACTTGATGAACCCACTCTAGTTGTATTTTGGGGAGATCATTTACCTGCTCTAGGTAAAAATCTTCAAGGCTATATAGAAGGCGGCTTTGGCAACACAGACGAATTTCAAAAATCAAAAGAATTTTATGAAACACCACTCTTATTCATGGCGAACTTTGATTTAAACATGGAGCAAGAATTAGGAGTGATTAGTCCGATGTATTTTGCACCGATGATTGTAGATGAATTAAACTATCAGCCAACGCTATTTTATAGCTATTTATCAAAAATGAAAGAACATATTCCAGCTTTTCGTAAGCAAATTTATGTAAATGATGAAGGAGAAGTTGTTCACGAGACTTCTTCTTTAAAACGAGACGCTATTCAATTCATGAAGCAATACCAGCTTCTAGAGTTTGATACGTTATCTGGAAAGCAATATGGAAAAGAGTTGCTGTATAAATAAAAAAAGGTCTCTGATCTCCATTGATTTGTTTCAATGAGATTGGGGGACCTTTTTTCTTTATGGACGATATTTTGCTTTCACATTTAATTTCGATTGTCGAATAATTTGGTTAACTACTTCCGAGAATACAATTCCAATGGCAATTGATCCTGAAATCATAAATGCTTTTGCAGCTAAGCTGATTGCTGTATTATAATCATTTTCCACGAAATTTCGCATGGCGTCATATGCAATGCCACCAGGTACAAGTGGGATGATACCCGCAACTGTAAAAATAATAATAGGCATGCGATATACCTTTGCATAGATTTGACTAATAATTGCAATAAAAAATGCGGATGCTACTGTACTTGGCACTTCATCAATATTATACATCGTCATTAAAAAGTAAATTAACCAGCCAATCATTCCAACAAAACCACATTTTAATAATGATTCACGTGGAACATTAAAAATAATACCGAATGCGGCAGAAGCGATGAAGCTTGTAATAATTTGCTCGATAATTGTCACATGCAGCCCTCCTTCTTATAACAATGTAAATACAACTGCAATTCCAGCACCAATTGCAAAAGCCGTTAAAAAAGCCTCAGCTCCCTTAGATAAGCCTGACAACAAATGTCCTGCCATTAAGTCCCGTACAGCATTTGTAATTAACAGCCCTGGGACCAGAGGCATAACCGAACCAATAATAATTTTATCAAGTTCACTTCCAACACCAATCGTAACAAATAGCAGTGAGAGCGTACCGATGGTTAGTGAAGCCGTAAACTCAGCAAAGAATTTAATTGGAATAATCCTATGGAAATAAACAAGTGTTAAAAACCCAAGCCCTCCTGCTAACATAGCTGGAATAAAATCTAACCACTGACCTTGAAACATGATTAAAAAACAGCCGCTTGAAATAGAAGCTGCCGCAAGCTGGACCCATAGAGGAAACGCAACGTTTGATTCTGCGATATTTTCTAAAGCATCATATGCTTCTTCTAATTGCAATTGACCTTGGCTGATTTGACGTGAAACGCTGTTAACTAATGTTACTTTCTTTAGATCTGTTGTACGTTCTGAAATACGTATAAGCTTTGTTTTGGTTGGCTCACTCGTCTCCAAAGAAAACATAATTCCCGTTGGAGTGACATAACTATGTGACGTTTTAATGCCAAATGAAGCAGCAATCCTCATCATTGTGTCTTCCACTCGATACGTTTCTGCTCCACTTTCCAACATGATTTTCCCTGCTAGTAAGCATACATCCATAATGTCATATCTATCTAATTTCTTTTCTTTCATCTTCTCACTCCAAACGTCTAAAGTCTGGTTTGTTTCTTACAGCATACAGTGTATAAGAAATAAAGGATGATACGCAATGCTTAATTAAAAAAAGTGTGGATTTCCCACACTTTTTTCTTAACGGACTTTTTGCTTTTGAGATAAAAACAACGTTCCTAGCTCTTTACCATTAATTAAATCGCGTAGGATAGCAGGGTCTTTTCCATTTGCTAAAATCACATTGATTCCTTCTAACGTAGCACGTTTCGCAGCCGTTAACTTTGTTACCATGCCGCCTGTTCCCACGGAGGACCCACTCCCTCCCGCAAACTCTTCTAGCTCTGGCGTAACTTTTTCAATAACTTTAATCAGCATCGAATTTTCATTTTTAGTTGGATCCGAGTCAAAGAAACCATCAATATCTGATAAGATAACTAGCAAATCAGCTTGAATAAGTACTGAAACAATAGCTGATAAATTATCGTTATCTCCAAAGCGTACAATATTCTCAATTTCATCAATTGCTACGGTATCATTCTCATTAACAATTGGAATGACACGATCTTCAATTAACTTTTCAAATGTATTGACCACGTTGCTTCGAACGTGTTCATCTTCAATAACATCTTTGGTTAGCAACACTTGCCCAACAATATGACTATATTCTCCGAAAAACTTACTATAAATATGCATTAATTCAGACTGTCCTACAGCTGCTGCTGCTTGCTTGTCACGAATTGACGTTGGTCGATTCGCTAACTTTAATTTCTTCACTCCCACCTGCACTGCACCCGATGTAACCAAAATCACTTCTTTTCCAGAATTCATTAAATCAGACAAAACACGTGTTAGTTTTTCGATGCGCGCTAAATGAATCTCTCCGTTATCATACGTCAAAGTTGATGTCCCTACTTTGACTACGATACGTTTACAGCTATGTAATTGATCTCGATACCCCATGCTGTTCATTCCTCCAAAAGCTTATAATTTTTAAAAATTATAGCAGACTTCATGAGAAAAGTCTTATGGTTTTTCATTACATGATACTTTCTATTTTTGAAATTATTACCTTTATACATGGTTTAGATAACACATATAGTAGGAATATAACTAGAAAACGGGTGTGAAGGGATGAGATGAATGGAACGTAATCACACAATGATTCAATTTTTTGAATGGCACTTGCCAGCTGATCAAAAACATTGGAATCGTTTAAGGGATATAGCACCTGAGTTAAAAGAAGCTGGCATTGATGCTGTTTGGATTCCTCCGGTTACAAAAGCATCTTCACCTGATGACAATGGTTATAGTGTCTATGACGTCTATGACTTAGGTGAATTTGAGCAAAAAGGAAGCACCGCTACAAAGTATGGAACAAAAGAGCAATTACATGAAGCAATTCAAGCGTGTCATGACCATGGAATCAGCGTGTATGTTGACATTGTCATGAACCACAAAGCAGGAGCTGATGAAACAGAGACCTTTCAAGTCATTGAAGTAGATGCTGATAATCGAAACAACGAGATATCTGAACCTTTTGATATTGAAGGATGGACTAAATTTACGTTTAATGGTCGAAACAGTCAATATTCCGATTTCCAATGGAATTTTGCACATTTTAATGGGACAGACTATGACGCTAAAGAAGACCGTACAGGCGTCTTTAAAATTCTTGGTGAAAATAAAAAATGGAATGAAGAGGTGGACCACGAGTTTGGAAATTATGATTACCTTATGTATGCCAACATTGATTACGACCATCCAGATGTTAAAAGGGAAATGATTTCCTGGGGAAAGTGGCTTGCAAAAACATTAAATTGTGACGGCTATCGACTAGATGCTATTAAGCATATCAACTATAACTTTATCAAAGAGTTTACAGCAGAAATTACGTCTCAGCAAGGAAACAACTTTTATTTTATAGGGGAATTTTGGCACCCTGACTTAGGAACAGCAGCAGACTTTTTAGATCATGTTGAACACGGTATTGATATTTTCGACGTTCCCCTTCACTACAAATTATATGAAGCTTCACAAAAAGGAAGAGATTTTGATTTACAAACAGTATTTGATGATACACTAGTCCAAACGCACCCATTAGATGTCGTTACCTTTGTGGATAATCATGATTCGCAGCCTAATGAGTCCCTTGAGTCATGGGTAGAAGACTGGTTTAAAGAATTAGCCTACGCCTTAATTCTTTTTAGAAAAGATGGGTATCCATGCGTATTTTATGGAGATTTCTTTGGCATTTCTGGGGACAACCCTATGGACGCAAAAAAAGAAATGCTTACAAAGCTTTTATCGGTGCGCTATCACAAAGCGTATGGAGACCAAGATGACTATTTTGATCACCCTAATACAATTGGTTGGGTTCGTCATGGAGAACCCTCTATTGAAGGATCTGGTTGTGCTATCGTTCTTTCAAACGGAGATGAAGGATATAAGAAAATGTTTGTAGGAAAAGAGCACGCCGGTAGTACTTGGGTTGATATGCTTGAAAAACGAGATGATCAGGTCATCATTAATGAGGATGGCTATGGTTCTTTCACGGTTAATGGTCAAAGTGTATCCGTCTGGATTAAACAATAGAAAACGCTCATCTACAGCGTGTAGATGAGCATTTTTCATTTTTTCGCTTCATGCACTTTTAGTTTCTTGCCTTTGATACTTTTATTTTTTAATTCCTTCAATACAGCTGAACCTTTACCGTTTAAAATCTCAACATACGAATGGTTATCTTGGATGGTAATAATACCAATATCTTGAGCAGACATACCAGGCAATTTAGCGATGGTTCCCACAAAATCAACCGCACGAATTTTCTTTTTCTTACCGCCATTAAAATATAACTTCATAATATCTTGGTTAACTTTTTCACGCTTTTCTTCTCTTAGAACTACAGGTGCTTCCATTTTCTCTTGAAAAGCCGTTCTGTTGGCTTTTACTTGTTCAGCAGATGGCGGATTCGTTAACTCAATATCGGCTTGACTGTATTCACGAATTTCTTCTAAGAATTTTTGTTCATAGGACGTCATAAACGTAATCGCTTTTCCTGACTTACCAGCACGGCCTGTTCTACCCGTACGATGCACGTACTTTTCTTTTTCAAGTGGGAAATCAAAGTTAATGACAAGCGTAATCTCTTCGACGTCAATTCCTCTAGCAGCAACGTCAGTGGCTACTAGGTAGCGAAATTCGCCTCGCTTAAAATCATCCATTACGTCAAAGCGATCTTCTTGAACCATCGCTCCGTGCAGTAAATCAGCAGAATAATCATGTTCGTCTAAGTACTGAAAAACCTCTTTTACTCGTTCTTGTGTTCGGCAAAAAATGATGCAGCTATCCGGGTTTTCAGCAACGGTGACGTCTGCTAACAAGGAAAGCTTATTATGTTCCTCCACTTCCATTACATGATGTGTAATAAGCTGAGGGGCTTTTCCTACTGTTTCGATTTGGATACGTTCAGGATTAATCATATATTTTTTAGCTAAACCTTCAATATCAGCTGGAAAGGTTGCAGAGAAAAGCATCGTAGTACGACTTTGTGGAAGTTTATCTAGAATGGCTGATACTTGATCAATAAACCCCATATTTAACATCTCATCCGCTTCGTCTAATACAACATATTTTAAACACTCAATAGATAACGTACCTTTTTCAATATGGTCTAAGACGCGACCAGGTGTCCCTACTACGATATGTGTTTTTTGTTTTAGCATAGTCTTTTGCTTCATAAAAGACTGTCGACCGTAGATGGCCACGCTATTAATACGCTTATAGCGACCAATGTTCTTCATTTCATCACTAACTTGTGCCGCTAGCTCACGAGTCGGTGTCAGTACTAGTACTTGCGGTTTATTTTCAAGCCAATCTACTTTTTCACACAGTGGAATGGCAAAGGACGCGGTTTTTCCGCTACCTGTTTGTGAGGTCACAATTACGTCTTGACCTTTTAATACCTTGGGGATAACACGTGCTTGAACCGGTGTTGGTTGGTTATATTCTAAGGCATCTAGCGCCTTTATAATTGAATCACTGATTGCATAATCAGTAAATATTGAACTGGACATATAGTTCCTCACTTTTTTATTATTTAGCGTTTCTTGTTACATATAGAATTCACTTTATAAGCTTTTTTTAGTATAAACGATTTGAGAGAGAGAACAAACATAAAAAAACTTCGGCTACTTATGGCCGAAGCTTTTTCATATGCTTATTCACTGTTTTGGCGTGTTCCTAACTCTTCAACCTTCACATTTTCAAACGTCGCTGTACCACCGGAAGAAAACAGTGAAATAGCTTGGTCGTCAGCTAATGGAAATGCTAGATTGGAATGTGCCACTTTCCCGTCATCTATAAACACTTCTATACTTGTTTTATCAACAAGAACCGTCAGACGCGCATTTTTGTTATCACCATCAAAAGGCGCTTGGCTTTCTTGAAACTTTTTCTCTTCATCTGGATTGTTGACAAACGCTCGGTTTACGTAGGAATAGTTCTCAGAAATAGCTAATCCTACATCAATATGTCTAGATTTATCCTTTGATTCTCGTAAACGCAACCCAACATTCTTACTGTCTTTCCAAGAGATATCCGCTTCTATTCGGTACGTTTCTCGCTTCGCATCCAGCGTGTTGGATTCATTTGTTAATGTTATATCATTATATGTCTTCTCCGATTGTACAAGTTTGTTTAAGTCAGCCACGGGCTGAGATGCTAATGCGTAACCGTACTGCTCATCTTCTTGTAACCTGATCTCTCGAACAATTGAATCCGTTCCATTAAATCCGTCGAATTCCATAGTAGGGGTATTATCTGCATACGACCATTTGTTCATCCATGCAAGTCCATAACGTTTGTTTAGCTTGTCTTCAGCGGGGCCATCTTCAAACGTAACGCCACCATACCAATCAAAACCGTAATCTAGCCACTGAGGCTCTTCATGCTCTTTTTCAAAATTCTTTCCATTAAAGTCACCAATCCAATAAGCATAGTTGTTTGGTTTATCGACTGCTTCACCATTTGCACTCACACCAAGTACCCACTTAACGGTGCCATCAGGAGCCCTCATTTGAAATAAATCTGGGCACTCTAATACGCCAAGATCCTCCGTTTGAAAGTCACCAGTAAACTGCCATTCTTTCAGATTCGTTGATTCATAAAACCCAACCTTAGAACCTTCTGCAAGTAGCATTAACCATTTATCACGTTCATCGTCCCATATAATTTTGGGATCGCGAAAATCTTCTACTCCAGGATTGGATAACACAGGTTCATCGCCAGCACTTTGAAACGTTTTTCCTTCATCTGTGCTATACCATAAATACTGCTCTTGTTTGCCTCCATCTTTTGAAGGTTGCGTTACAACTGCAATAAACGCGTTTTCTCCAAAACCAGCTGTATTAGTACGATCAACAACAACAGAACCTGACCATGGATCTCCGTTTATATTCGTGTACTTCGGAATGGCTACTCCTTCATCTTTCCAATGAACAAGGTCTTCTGAAGTTGCATGTCGCCATTCGGTTCCATTGCCATTAGGATAATCCTTATTGTAAAGGTAATAGTAGTGATACTTCCCGTTGTAGAAAATCGGTTTTTGGGGATCGTTTTTCCATTTATCGGGTGCTGTAAAATGATAAGACGAGCGATAGGATGTTGATTCCAAAGGCTTTTGTTCGCTCTTGTCTTCTTTATTCATTTGATTCATCCATACATAAATGCTGGCGCCTATTATGATTACTAAAATGATAACTAGCATAGTCCACCTTCTCTGTGTTGAATTCAGCCTGCTCATACTATCACCACGCTTTATTAAAAGTATTGTGTTACTCACTGTTTTTACCCAATACATAAAAAGAAAATGCCATGCT from Bacillus sp. 1780r2a1 encodes the following:
- a CDS encoding alpha-amylase, yielding MERNHTMIQFFEWHLPADQKHWNRLRDIAPELKEAGIDAVWIPPVTKASSPDDNGYSVYDVYDLGEFEQKGSTATKYGTKEQLHEAIQACHDHGISVYVDIVMNHKAGADETETFQVIEVDADNRNNEISEPFDIEGWTKFTFNGRNSQYSDFQWNFAHFNGTDYDAKEDRTGVFKILGENKKWNEEVDHEFGNYDYLMYANIDYDHPDVKREMISWGKWLAKTLNCDGYRLDAIKHINYNFIKEFTAEITSQQGNNFYFIGEFWHPDLGTAADFLDHVEHGIDIFDVPLHYKLYEASQKGRDFDLQTVFDDTLVQTHPLDVVTFVDNHDSQPNESLESWVEDWFKELAYALILFRKDGYPCVFYGDFFGISGDNPMDAKKEMLTKLLSVRYHKAYGDQDDYFDHPNTIGWVRHGEPSIEGSGCAIVLSNGDEGYKKMFVGKEHAGSTWVDMLEKRDDQVIINEDGYGSFTVNGQSVSVWIKQ
- a CDS encoding DEAD/DEAH box helicase gives rise to the protein MSSSIFTDYAISDSIIKALDALEYNQPTPVQARVIPKVLKGQDVIVTSQTGSGKTASFAIPLCEKVDWLENKPQVLVLTPTRELAAQVSDEMKNIGRYKRINSVAIYGRQSFMKQKTMLKQKTHIVVGTPGRVLDHIEKGTLSIECLKYVVLDEADEMLNMGFIDQVSAILDKLPQSRTTMLFSATFPADIEGLAKKYMINPERIQIETVGKAPQLITHHVMEVEEHNKLSLLADVTVAENPDSCIIFCRTQERVKEVFQYLDEHDYSADLLHGAMVQEDRFDVMDDFKRGEFRYLVATDVAARGIDVEEITLVINFDFPLEKEKYVHRTGRTGRAGKSGKAITFMTSYEQKFLEEIREYSQADIELTNPPSAEQVKANRTAFQEKMEAPVVLREEKREKVNQDIMKLYFNGGKKKKIRAVDFVGTIAKLPGMSAQDIGIITIQDNHSYVEILNGKGSAVLKELKNKSIKGKKLKVHEAKK
- a CDS encoding glycoside hydrolase family 32 protein produces the protein MLVIILVIIIGASIYVWMNQMNKEDKSEQKPLESTSYRSSYHFTAPDKWKNDPQKPIFYNGKYHYYYLYNKDYPNGNGTEWRHATSEDLVHWKDEGVAIPKYTNINGDPWSGSVVVDRTNTAGFGENAFIAVVTQPSKDGGKQEQYLWYSTDEGKTFQSAGDEPVLSNPGVEDFRDPKIIWDDERDKWLMLLAEGSKVGFYESTNLKEWQFTGDFQTEDLGVLECPDLFQMRAPDGTVKWVLGVSANGEAVDKPNNYAYWIGDFNGKNFEKEHEEPQWLDYGFDWYGGVTFEDGPAEDKLNKRYGLAWMNKWSYADNTPTMEFDGFNGTDSIVREIRLQEDEQYGYALASQPVADLNKLVQSEKTYNDITLTNESNTLDAKRETYRIEADISWKDSKNVGLRLRESKDKSRHIDVGLAISENYSYVNRAFVNNPDEEKKFQESQAPFDGDNKNARLTVLVDKTSIEVFIDDGKVAHSNLAFPLADDQAISLFSSGGTATFENVKVEELGTRQNSE